In Zingiber officinale cultivar Zhangliang chromosome 11B, Zo_v1.1, whole genome shotgun sequence, a single window of DNA contains:
- the LOC122035031 gene encoding uncharacterized protein LOC122035031 isoform X1 translates to MALVIMRSSINVFFNGYQSFTSIAALLVLPVSTSILLSQAMVPLSGPVIKTISLRLSAMFLAARFPASSDFFALLNLKLSQTVFTFVATLPLVLTLLLVAKACVILVVCGGRRSRHGSPPLSAALRRYCSILPTHLFNSFVILSANAAVFAFLFLAFNAADALSVASNSALLLLLLSAAGTVLYSVVIANATVICNLAIVVAAVDGCGGLLPVLKACFLVRGHASTALTLALPANLGMAAVEALFQYRVIRQYNISGELSSSLLWEAISIVYLYALLLVLEVIMNCKLYEACTLANKHEHEHDHGETGARGKNCAICLNYDQ, encoded by the coding sequence ATGGCTCTCGTGATCATGAGGAGCTCTATCAATGTCTTCTTCAACGGCTACCAGTCTTTTACCTCCATTGCTGCTCTGCTCGTCTTGCCGGTTTCGACTTCCATTTTGTTGTCGCAGGCGATGGTTCCGTTGTCGGGGCCCGTCATCAAGACTATCTCTCTCCGGCTGTCGGCCATGTTCCTGGCCGCGAGGTTCCCTGCTTCGTCGGACTTCTTCGCCCTGCTCAACTTGAAGCTCTCGCAGACCGTGTTCACCTTCGTGGCCACGCTTCCGCTTGTCCTCACGCTCCTCCTCGTGGCCAAGGCTTGCGTCATCCTCGTCGTGTGTGGCGGCCGGAGGAGCCGGCATGGGTCGCCGCCGTTGTCCGCCGCTCTGCGCCGCTACTGCTCGATTCTGCCTACACACCTCTTCAACTCCTTCGTCATCCTCTCCGCCAACGCCGCCGTCTTCGCCTTCCTATTCCTCGCCTTCAACGCCGCCGACGCCCTCAGCGTGGCTTCCAACTccgccctcctcctcctcctcctctccgccGCCGGAACCGTCCTGTACTCCGTCGTGATCGCCAACGCTACCGTGATCTGCAACCTGGCCATCGTCGTGGCCGCCGTGGACGGCTGTGGCGGGCTGCTCCCGGTGCTCAAGGCATGCTTCCTCGTGAGGGGGCATGCGTCGACGGCCCTGACACTGGCTTTACCGGCCAACCTCGGAATGGCCGCTGTGGAGGCTCTGTTCCAGTACAGGGTGATCCGGCAATACAACATTTCAGGGGAATTGAGCTCGTCTTTGCTGTGGGAGGCCATTTCCATCGTTTACTTGTACGCATTGCTGCTCGTTCTCGAGGTCATCATGAATTGCAAGTTGTACGAAGCTTGCACACTTGCGAATAAACATGAGCACGAGCATGATCATGGAGAAACCGGAGCCAGAGGAAAAAACTGCGCGATTTGTTTAAATTATGATCAATAA
- the LOC122035031 gene encoding 40S ribosomal protein S19-like isoform X2, translating into MEISASKTVKDVSPHEFVKAYSAHLKRSGKMELPEWTDIVKTGRFKELAPYDPDWYYIRAASMARKIYLSQGIGVGGFQKIYGGRKRNGSRPPHFCKSSGAIARHILQQLETMNIIEINPKGGRKISSQGQRDLDQVAGRV; encoded by the exons ATGGAGATCAGCGCGTCAAAGACCGTGAAGGACGTCTCTCCCCACGAATTCGTCAAGGCGTACTCAGCCCATTTGAAGAGATCGGGCAAG ATGGAACTTCCCGAATGGACAGACATCGTGAAGACTGGAAGGTTCAAGGAACTGGCTCCTTATGACCCTGATTGGTACTATATCAGAGCTG CCTCAATGGCACGGAAGATATATCTGAGCCAGGGAATTGGAGTTGGTGGTTTTCAGAAAATCTATGGGGGGCGCAAGAGGAACGGAAGCCGTCCACCGCATTTCTGCAAGAGCAGTGGTGCGATTGCTCGTCACATTTTGCAACAATTGGAGACGATGAATATCATTGAAATCAACCCTAAAGG TGGAAGGAAGATTAGTTCTCAAGGGCAGAGGGACCTTGATCAAGTAGCTGGACGTGTCTGA
- the LOC122034599 gene encoding cytochrome P450 78A5-like, which yields MDSPSVFDSSLHLVFLPTAAALPQIAAVVTVAFAVLWFHPGGLAWALSRAGRSIPGPHSMVLALSGSVAHRALSRLAHSLRAADLMIFSVGLTRFILASRPETAREILNSSAFSDRPVKESAYELLFHRAIGFAPFGDYWRRLRRISATYLFSPTRVASFEEHRVKIGQQMIRGIMASMDSTGVVGMKKILHFGSLSNIMMSVFGQKFDFDHGEGAELDELVTEGYELLGAFNWSDHFPLLRWMDPQGIRKRCKRLSATVNVFYGRIIEEHRRRRVDGVVPEGVTADFVDVLLDLQKEESLSDSDMIAVLFEMIFRGTDTVAILLEWIMARMVLHPDIQRKAQSEIDDVLGSSRRSISDSDVPRLPFLQSIVKEALRLHPPGPLLSWARLAVHDTHVGDHFVPAGTTAMVNMYAITHDESVWEDPEAFKPERFMEESVSVLGSDLRLAPFGSGRRVCPGKALALATVHLWVAQLLQGFYWVPAAPDREVDLTECLKMSMEMKNPLVCRALPRS from the exons ATGGATTCTCCCTCCGTCTTCGATTCCTCTTTGCACCTCGTCTTCCTCCCAACAGCAGCGGCGCTCCCTCAGATAGCCGCAGTCGTCACCGTCGCTTTCGCGGTTCTGTGGTTCCACCCAGGCGGCCTCGCGTGGGCTCTCTCCAGGGCTGGTCGTTCGATTCCTGGCCCCCACAGCATGGTCCTCGCCCTCTCTGGCTCCGTCGCCCACCGCGCCCTTTCAAGGCTAGCCCACTCCCTCCGAGCCGCCGACTTGATGATCTTCTCCGTCGGCCTCACCCGTTTCATCCTCGCGAGCCGCCCCGAAACCGCCCGGGAAATACTCAACAGCTCGGCCTTCTCGGATCGACCTGTCAAGGAATCCGCGTACGAGCTCCTATTCCACAGGGCCATCGGCTTCGCGCCCTTTGGCGACTACTGGCGCAGACTCAGAAGGATCTCCGCCACGTACTTGTTCAGTCCCACGAGGGTCGCTTCATTCGAGGAGCACCGGGTGAAAATCGGGCAGCAAATGATCCGGGGCATAATGGCTAGCATGGATTCCACCGGGGTCGTCGGCATGAAGAAAATTCTCCACTTCGGTTCTCTCAGCAATATTATGATGAGCGTTTTCGGCCAAAAATTCGATTTTGACCACGGCGAAGGCGCGGAATTGGATGAACTTGTCACGGAGGGGTACGAGCTGCTCGGTGCCTTCAACTGGAGCGACCACTTCCCTCTGTTGAGGTGGATGGATCCTCAGGGCATCAGGAAAAGGTGCAAGCGATTGTCGGCCACGGTCAATGTGTTCTATGGAAGAATCATAGAGGAGCACCGTCGAAGGAGGGTCGATGGAGTTGTGCCCGAAGGTGTAACTGCCGACTTCGTGGATGTGTTACTAGACTTGCAGAAAGAAGAGAGTCTCTCTGATTCTGATATGATCGCCGTCCTCTTT GAAATGATCTTTCGAGGAACAGATACAGTGGCCATCCTCCTCGAATGGATCATGGCGAGAATGGTCCTGCACCCGGATATACAACGCAAAGCCCAATCGGAGATCGACGACGTCCTCGGATCCTCGCGCCGGTCCATCTCCGACTCCGACGTGCCTCGCCTGCCCTTCCTCCAGTCCATCGTGAAGGAAGCCCTGCGGCTGCACCCTCCGGGCCCCCTGCTCTCCTGGGCGCGCCTCGCTGTTCACGACACCCACGTCGGCGACCACTTCGTCCCCGCCGGCACAACAGCGATGGTGAACATGTACGCCATCACCCACGACGAGAGCGTGTGGGAAGACCCGGAGGCGTTCAAGCCGGAGCGGTTCATGGAGGAGAGCGTGAGCGTGCTGGGGTCGGACCTGAGGCTCGCGCCGTTCGGGTCCGGGAGGAGGGTGTGCCCGGGCAAGGCCTTGGCTCTGGCCACCGTACACCTGTGGGTGGCGCAGCTGCTCCAGGGCTTTTATTGGGTCCCAGCTGCTCCTGATAGAGAAGTCGACTTGACCGAATGCTTGAAGATGTCCATGGAGATGAAGAACCCTCTGGTTTGCAGGGCTTTGCCAAGATCCTAA
- the LOC122034654 gene encoding cytochrome P450 78A5-like, with amino-acid sequence MDSPSVFDSSLHLVFLPTAAALPQIAAVVAVAFAVLWFHPGGLAWALSRAGRSIPGPISMVLALSGSVAHRAFSRLAHSLRATDLMIFSVGLTRFILASRPETAREILNSSAFSDRPVKESAYELLFHRAIGFAPFGDYWRQLRRISATYLFSPTRVASFEEHRVKIGQQMIRGIMASMDSTGVVGVKKILHFGSLSSIMMSVFGQKFDFDHGEGAELDELVTEGYELLGAFNWSDHFPLLRWMDPQGIRKRCKRLSATVNVFFGRIIEEHRRRRVDGVVPEGVTADFVDVLLDLQKEESLSDSDMIAVLFEMIFRGTDTVAILLEWIMARMVLHPDIQRKAQSEIDDVLGSSRRPISDSDVPRLPFLQSIVKEALRLHPPGPLLSWARLAVHDTHVGDHFVPAGTTAMVNMYAITHDESVWEDPEAFKPERFMEESVSVLGSDLRLAPFGSGRRVCPGKALALATVHLWVAQLLQDFYWVPAAPDREVDLTECLKMSMEMKNPLVCRALPRS; translated from the exons ATGGATTCTCCCTCCGTCTTCGATTCCTCTTTGCACCTCGTCTTCCTCCCAACAGCAGCGGCGCTCCCTCAGATAGCCGCAGTCGTCGCCGTCGCTTTCGCGGTTCTGTGGTTCCACCCAGGCGGCCTCGCGTGGGCTCTCTCCAGGGCTGGTCGTTCGATTCCTGGCCCCATCAGCATGGTCCTCGCCCTCTCTGGCTCTGTCGCCCACCGCGCCTTTTCAAGGCTAGCCCACTCCCTCCGAGCCACCGACTTGATGATCTTCTCCGTCGGCCTCACCCGTTTCATCCTCGCGAGCCGCCCCGAAACCGCCCGGGAAATACTCAACAGCTCGGCCTTCTCGGATCGCCCTGTCAAGGAATCCGCGTACGAGCTCCTATTCCACAGGGCCATCGGCTTCGCGCCCTTTGGCGACTACTGGCGCCAACTCAGAAGGATCTCCGCCACGTACTTGTTCAGTCCCACGAGGGTCGCTTCCTTCGAGGAGCACCGGGTGAAAATCGGGCAGCAAATGATCCGGGGCATAATGGCTAGCATGGATTCCACCGGGGTCGTCGGCGTGAAGAAAATTCTCCACTTCGGTTCTCTCAGCAGCATTATGATGAGCGTTTTCGGCCAAAAATTCGATTTTGACCACGGCGAAGGCGCGGAATTGGATGAACTTGTCACGGAGGGGTACGAGCTGCTCGGTGCCTTCAACTGGAGCGACCACTTCCCTCTGTTGAGGTGGATGGATCCTCAGGGCATCAGGAAAAGGTGCAAGCGATTGTCGGCCACGGTCAATGTGTTCTTTGGAAGAATCATAGAGGAGCACCGTCGAAGGAGGGTCGATGGAGTTGTGCCCGAAGGTGTAACTGCCGACTTCGTGGATGTGTTACTAGACTTGCAGAAAGAAGAGAGTCTCTCTGATTCTGATATGATCGCCGTCCTCTTT GAAATGATCTTTCGAGGAACAGATACAGTGGCCATCCTCCTCGAATGGATCATGGCGAGAATGGTCCTGCACCCGGATATACAACGCAAAGCCCAATCGGAGATCGACGACGTCCTCGGCTCCTCGCGCCGGCCCATCTCCGACTCCGACGTGCCTCGCCTGCCCTTCCTCCAGTCCATCGTGAAGGAAGCCCTGCGGCTGCACCCTCCGGGTCCCCTGCTCTCCTGGGCGCGCCTCGCTGTTCACGACACCCACGTCGGCGACCACTTCGTCCCCGCCGGCACAACCGCGATGGTGAACATGTACGCCATCACCCACGACGAGAGCGTGTGGGAAGACCCGGAGGCGTTCAAGCCGGAGCGGTTCATGGAGGAGAGCGTGAGCGTGCTGGGGTCGGACCTGAGGCTCGCGCCGTTCGGGTCCGGGAGGAGGGTGTGCCCGGGCAAGGCCCTGGCTCTGGCCACCGTACACCTGTGGGTGGCGCAGCTGCTCCAAGACTTTTATTGGGTCCCAGCTGCTCCTGATAGAGAAGTCGACTTGACCGAATGCTTGAAGATGTCCATGGAGATGAAGAACCCTCTGGTTTGCAGGGCTTTGCCAAGATCCTAA